The stretch of DNA TCCCTTCCAGACCAGGTGAAGAGTTAACCTCCATCACCACCGGACCGTGGTTGGAACGCAGGATGTCGACACCGGCAACATTGAGGCCCATAATTTTGGCGGCGCGCACGGCGGTGGAGCGCTCTTCCGGGGTCAGCTTAACGGTCAGCACACTGCCACCACGGTGCAGGTTGGAGCGGAAGTCACCAGCCCGGCCTTTGCGCATCATGGCAGCAACCACTCTCTCGCCGACAACAAAGCAGCGGATGTCACAGGAGTTGGCTTCTTTGACGAATTCCTGCACCAGGATATTTTGCTTAAGGCCGCGGAACGCTTCGATAACGCTTTCCGCCGCGTTTTGGGTTTCAGCCAAAACCACACCGACGCCCTGAGTGCCTTCGAGTAGTTTAACCACCAGCGGAGCGCCGCCCACCTGGGAGATCAGGTCTCCGGTAAATTTGGTGGAGTGGGCAAATCCGGTGACGGGCAGGCCGATCCCTTTGCGGGCCAGCAACTGCAACGAGCGCAGTTTGTCTCGCGAGCGGCTGATGGCCACCGACTCGTTGATGCAGAACACGCCCATCATCTCAAATTGGCGGACAACCGCAGTACCGTAAAAGGTGATGGATGCGCCAATGCGCGGGATGACCGCGTCAAAATCGGTCAGCTCGCGGCCCTTGTAGTGGATGGTCGGGTGATGCGAAGCGATCACCATGTAGCACAGCAATGGATCAATCACTTCTACGTCATGGCCACGTTGTTTACAGGCTTCGACCAGTTTGCTGGTAGAGTAAAGGGCGGGGTTACGCGACAAAATACAAATTTTCATTTTACATCTCCCTGGGGATAGACAG from Desulfuromonas acetoxidans DSM 684 encodes:
- the rimK gene encoding 30S ribosomal protein S6--L-glutamate ligase, with protein sequence MKICILSRNPALYSTSKLVEACKQRGHDVEVIDPLLCYMVIASHHPTIHYKGRELTDFDAVIPRIGASITFYGTAVVRQFEMMGVFCINESVAISRSRDKLRSLQLLARKGIGLPVTGFAHSTKFTGDLISQVGGAPLVVKLLEGTQGVGVVLAETQNAAESVIEAFRGLKQNILVQEFVKEANSCDIRCFVVGERVVAAMMRKGRAGDFRSNLHRGGSVLTVKLTPEERSTAVRAAKIMGLNVAGVDILRSNHGPVVMEVNSSPGLEG